In Crassostrea angulata isolate pt1a10 chromosome 6, ASM2561291v2, whole genome shotgun sequence, a genomic segment contains:
- the LOC128186563 gene encoding uncharacterized protein LOC128186563 isoform X2: MRVPILLVFFPCLIIFVKAQVPPPNVHLEKISTLYVPSRYNSHDYPEFKLGRHAAEQLAYDPAQKILYVTGEERLNVVDLSNPSDPIMLYRKQFVKMDPTDVEYCGNHVFVSVANDEKPEDGKVLVFRKYNRRHNTMPIVLEVVVGPSPNMLLPTINCQKVLVALEGEAFARGGNLIDPEGAIGLLKFPSSYISDTTYSYKVLDFRSFNDKYPILARSGVRYVYKENGNTLAQDLEPEHITFSADEKKAYISLQENNAIAEVDMVLETITDLRGLGFKDWTKYKLDPSDEDGGINIYPYPIYGMYQPDAIRTVTIGGREYIVTADEGDSKDYSGLKLTTSGFDETKRVRDITLANNSEVLQWARKRKIPSIQHDALLGKLSVSTQEGRLRDGTYDKLYSYGGRGFSVLRSDTMERIYDSGSIVEESHAMQFPKLFNSYAKSSVNITDTQDSRSDSKGPECESLAVAYSGTRVIVFVGCERPGTISIYSFNSNMTEGTLESINSGAKTVLGTWGEAFDGGLLTDMDTDDIKYLPPFQSPTGQPLLVVTGSDTGTVSLFHVRGLDNRFQSNLFKAHLSQNQPLNLQQKPVQQAPVKVVKERNFVAENKTKQETTSLPNVITKETIKLKPAGKTIELKPAGKTIELKPTGKTIELKPARKTIELKPAGKTIELKPPRKTNRKTNRTSKRKPVFLGRPKDVQREPKRRKQRQKQKQVKKQKQTNRTAKEPKGKGKGQIKGRNQNRGRNRKQNPRKSKSKV; the protein is encoded by the exons aTGCGTGTCCCGATTCTGCTTGTGTTTTTCCCGTGCTTGATCATATTCGTGAAAGCACAAGTACCACCACCTAATGTGCACCTGGAGAAGATTTCAACTTTGTACGTTCCGTCGCGGTACAATTCTCACGATTACCCGGAATTCAAGCTTGGAAGGCATGCCGCAGAACAGCTTGCTTACGATCCTGCACAAAAAATCTTATACGTGACAG gcGAAGAAAGGCTGAATGTGGTTGATCTTTCCAACCCATCGGATCCGATAATGCTGTACCGGAAACAGTTTGTCAAAATGGATCCGACAGATGTAGAATACTGCGGAAATCACGTGTTTGTTTCCGTTGCTAACGACGAGAAACCGGAAGATGGAAAAGTATTGGTGTTCCGGAAGTACAACAGACGACATAACACGATGCCCATTGTGCTCGAGGTTGTCG tTGGTCCCTCTCCAAATATGCTGCTCCCAACCATAAACTGTCAAAAGGTACTCGTGGCCCTAGAGGGGGAGGCATTCGCCAGGGGCGGGAATCTAATTGACCCAGAGGGCGCCATTGGTCTCCTCAAATTCCCTTCCAGTTACATATCCGACACAACTTACAGCTACAAAGTGTTGGATTTCCGCAGCTTTAACGACAA ataCCCAATACTAGCAAGAAGTGGCGTTCGCTATGTctacaaagaaaatggaaacaCCCTGGCGCAGGATTTAGAACCAGAACATATTACATTCAGTGCAGATGAAAAGAAGGCTTACATCAGTTTGCAG GAAAATAATGCAATTGCTGAAGTCGACATGGTATTAGAAACTATCACCGATCTTCGCGGACTTGGATTCAAAGATTGGACAAAATACAAACTGGACCCCAGTGATGAAGATGGAG GTATCAATATCTACCCCTATCCTATATACGGTATGTACCAACCTGACGCCATTCGAACAGTTACAATTGGTGGGAGGGAGTACATTGTAACAGCCGACGAGGGCGACAGCAAAGACTACTCAGGACTGAAACTGACGACTTCCGGATTTGATGAGACTAAGCGGGTCAGGGATATCACACTCGCTA ACAATTCTGAAGTACTCCAATGGGCCAGAAAGCGAAAGATACCAAGCATTCAACATGATGCTTTGTTAG gcaaACTTTCCGTTTCAACACAAGAAGGACGTCTAAGAGATGGCACGTATGACAAACTGTATTCCTATGGAGGGCGTGGCTTTTCTGTCCTACGATCTGACACAATGGAGCGTATTTACGACAGCGGATCGATCGTGGAAGAATCCCATGCGATGCAATTTCCCAAACTGTTCAACTCCTATGCCAAATCATCTGTAAATATTACAGACACACAGGACAGTCGTTCTGACAGCAAG gGACCAGAGTGCGAAAGTTTAGCTGTAGCCTATTCCGGAACAAGAGTTATTGTATTTGTCGGCTGCGAACGGCCTGGCACCATTAGTATCTACTCCTTCAACAGTAACATGACTGAGGGGACATTGGAAAGCATAAACAGTGGCGCCAAGACCGTCCTCGGGACGTGGGGCGAAGCATTTGATGGTGGATTACTGACGGATATGGATACGGATGATATTAA ATACCTCCCTCCATTCCAAAGCCCGACGGGTCAGCCATTGTTGGTGGTTACTGGATCAGATACCGGGACAGTGTCGCTCTTCCACGTGCGTGGATTGGACAATC GGTTCCAGTCAAACCTCTTCAAAGCTCAC ctCTCCCAGAATCAACCCCTAAATCTTCAACAAAAACCAGTTCAGCAAGCCCCAGTAAAAGTCGTCAag GAAAGAAACTTCGTggcagaaaacaaaacaaaacaagaaacaaCAAGTTTACCCAACGTAATaacaaaagaaacaataaaattaaagccAGCAGGAAAAACAATAGAATTAAAGCCAGCAGGAAAAACAATAGAATTAAAGCCAACAGGAAAAACAATAGAATTAAAACCGGCCAGAAAAACAATAGAATTAAAGCCAGCAGGAAAAACAATAGAATTAAAACCGCCcagaaaaacaaacagaaaaacaaacagAACATCAAAAAGAAAACCGGTCTTTCTAGGAAGGCCAAAGGACGTCCAAAGAGAACCAAAGCGACGAAAACAACGTCAAAAACAAAAGCAGGTAAAAAAGCAAAAGCAAACAAACCGAACAGCAAAGGAGCCAAAGGGAAAGGGCAAAGGTCAAATAAAGGGACGAAATCAAAACAGGGGAAGAAATCGAAAACAAAATCCAAGAAAGTCTAAGAGTAAAGTGTGA
- the LOC128186563 gene encoding uncharacterized protein LOC128186563 isoform X1 — protein MRVPILLVFFPCLIIFVKAQVPPPNVHLEKISTLYVPSRYNSHDYPEFKLGRHAAEQLAYDPAQKILYVTGEERLNVVDLSNPSDPIMLYRKQFVKMDPTDVEYCGNHVFVSVANDEKPEDGKVLVFRKYNRRHNTMPIVLEVVVGPSPNMLLPTINCQKVLVALEGEAFARGGNLIDPEGAIGLLKFPSSYISDTTYSYKVLDFRSFNDKYPILARSGVRYVYKENGNTLAQDLEPEHITFSADEKKAYISLQENNAIAEVDMVLETITDLRGLGFKDWTKYKLDPSDEDGGINIYPYPIYGMYQPDAIRTVTIGGREYIVTADEGDSKDYSGLKLTTSGFDETKRVRDITLANNSEVLQWARKRKIPSIQHDALLGKLSVSTQEGRLRDGTYDKLYSYGGRGFSVLRSDTMERIYDSGSIVEESHAMQFPKLFNSYAKSSVNITDTQDSRSDSKGPECESLAVAYSGTRVIVFVGCERPGTISIYSFNSNMTEGTLESINSGAKTVLGTWGEAFDGGLLTDMDTDDIKYLPPFQSPTGQPLLVVTGSDTGTVSLFHVRGLDNPLPNPRVNSRVPVKPLQSSPLPESTPKSSTKTSSASPSKSRQGKKLRGRKQNKTRNNKFTQRNNKRNNKIKASRKNNRIKASRKNNRIKANRKNNRIKTGQKNNRIKASRKNNRIKTAQKNKQKNKQNIKKKTGLSRKAKGRPKRTKATKTTSKTKAGKKAKANKPNSKGAKGKGQRSNKGTKSKQGKKSKTKSKKV, from the exons aTGCGTGTCCCGATTCTGCTTGTGTTTTTCCCGTGCTTGATCATATTCGTGAAAGCACAAGTACCACCACCTAATGTGCACCTGGAGAAGATTTCAACTTTGTACGTTCCGTCGCGGTACAATTCTCACGATTACCCGGAATTCAAGCTTGGAAGGCATGCCGCAGAACAGCTTGCTTACGATCCTGCACAAAAAATCTTATACGTGACAG gcGAAGAAAGGCTGAATGTGGTTGATCTTTCCAACCCATCGGATCCGATAATGCTGTACCGGAAACAGTTTGTCAAAATGGATCCGACAGATGTAGAATACTGCGGAAATCACGTGTTTGTTTCCGTTGCTAACGACGAGAAACCGGAAGATGGAAAAGTATTGGTGTTCCGGAAGTACAACAGACGACATAACACGATGCCCATTGTGCTCGAGGTTGTCG tTGGTCCCTCTCCAAATATGCTGCTCCCAACCATAAACTGTCAAAAGGTACTCGTGGCCCTAGAGGGGGAGGCATTCGCCAGGGGCGGGAATCTAATTGACCCAGAGGGCGCCATTGGTCTCCTCAAATTCCCTTCCAGTTACATATCCGACACAACTTACAGCTACAAAGTGTTGGATTTCCGCAGCTTTAACGACAA ataCCCAATACTAGCAAGAAGTGGCGTTCGCTATGTctacaaagaaaatggaaacaCCCTGGCGCAGGATTTAGAACCAGAACATATTACATTCAGTGCAGATGAAAAGAAGGCTTACATCAGTTTGCAG GAAAATAATGCAATTGCTGAAGTCGACATGGTATTAGAAACTATCACCGATCTTCGCGGACTTGGATTCAAAGATTGGACAAAATACAAACTGGACCCCAGTGATGAAGATGGAG GTATCAATATCTACCCCTATCCTATATACGGTATGTACCAACCTGACGCCATTCGAACAGTTACAATTGGTGGGAGGGAGTACATTGTAACAGCCGACGAGGGCGACAGCAAAGACTACTCAGGACTGAAACTGACGACTTCCGGATTTGATGAGACTAAGCGGGTCAGGGATATCACACTCGCTA ACAATTCTGAAGTACTCCAATGGGCCAGAAAGCGAAAGATACCAAGCATTCAACATGATGCTTTGTTAG gcaaACTTTCCGTTTCAACACAAGAAGGACGTCTAAGAGATGGCACGTATGACAAACTGTATTCCTATGGAGGGCGTGGCTTTTCTGTCCTACGATCTGACACAATGGAGCGTATTTACGACAGCGGATCGATCGTGGAAGAATCCCATGCGATGCAATTTCCCAAACTGTTCAACTCCTATGCCAAATCATCTGTAAATATTACAGACACACAGGACAGTCGTTCTGACAGCAAG gGACCAGAGTGCGAAAGTTTAGCTGTAGCCTATTCCGGAACAAGAGTTATTGTATTTGTCGGCTGCGAACGGCCTGGCACCATTAGTATCTACTCCTTCAACAGTAACATGACTGAGGGGACATTGGAAAGCATAAACAGTGGCGCCAAGACCGTCCTCGGGACGTGGGGCGAAGCATTTGATGGTGGATTACTGACGGATATGGATACGGATGATATTAA ATACCTCCCTCCATTCCAAAGCCCGACGGGTCAGCCATTGTTGGTGGTTACTGGATCAGATACCGGGACAGTGTCGCTCTTCCACGTGCGTGGATTGGACAATC CTTTACCAAATCCACGAGTCAATTCTAGGGTTCCAGTCAAACCTCTTCAAAGCTCAC ctCTCCCAGAATCAACCCCTAAATCTTCAACAAAAACCAGTTCAGCAAGCCCCAGTAAAAGTCGTCAag GAAAGAAACTTCGTggcagaaaacaaaacaaaacaagaaacaaCAAGTTTACCCAACGTAATaacaaaagaaacaataaaattaaagccAGCAGGAAAAACAATAGAATTAAAGCCAGCAGGAAAAACAATAGAATTAAAGCCAACAGGAAAAACAATAGAATTAAAACCGGCCAGAAAAACAATAGAATTAAAGCCAGCAGGAAAAACAATAGAATTAAAACCGCCcagaaaaacaaacagaaaaacaaacagAACATCAAAAAGAAAACCGGTCTTTCTAGGAAGGCCAAAGGACGTCCAAAGAGAACCAAAGCGACGAAAACAACGTCAAAAACAAAAGCAGGTAAAAAAGCAAAAGCAAACAAACCGAACAGCAAAGGAGCCAAAGGGAAAGGGCAAAGGTCAAATAAAGGGACGAAATCAAAACAGGGGAAGAAATCGAAAACAAAATCCAAGAAAGTCTAA
- the LOC128186563 gene encoding uncharacterized protein LOC128186563 isoform X3: MRVPILLVFFPCLIIFVKAQVPPPNVHLEKISTLYVPSRYNSHDYPEFKLGRHAAEQLAYDPAQKILYVTGEERLNVVDLSNPSDPIMLYRKQFVKMDPTDVEYCGNHVFVSVANDEKPEDGKVLVFRKYNRRHNTMPIVLEVVVGPSPNMLLPTINCQKVLVALEGEAFARGGNLIDPEGAIGLLKFPSSYISDTTYSYKVLDFRSFNDKYPILARSGVRYVYKENGNTLAQDLEPEHITFSADEKKAYISLQENNAIAEVDMVLETITDLRGLGFKDWTKYKLDPSDEDGGINIYPYPIYGMYQPDAIRTVTIGGREYIVTADEGDSKDYSGLKLTTSGFDETKRVRDITLANNSEVLQWARKRKIPSIQHDALLGKLSVSTQEGRLRDGTYDKLYSYGGRGFSVLRSDTMERIYDSGSIVEESHAMQFPKLFNSYAKSSVNITDTQDSRSDSKGPECESLAVAYSGTRVIVFVGCERPGTISIYSFNSNMTEGTLESINSGAKTVLGTWGEAFDGGLLTDMDTDDIKYLPPFQSPTGQPLLVVTGSDTGTVSLFHVRGLDNPLPESTPKSSTKTSSASPSKSRQGKKLRGRKQNKTRNNKFTQRNNKRNNKIKASRKNNRIKASRKNNRIKANRKNNRIKTGQKNNRIKASRKNNRIKTAQKNKQKNKQNIKKKTGLSRKAKGRPKRTKATKTTSKTKAGKKAKANKPNSKGAKGKGQRSNKGTKSKQGKKSKTKSKKV, encoded by the exons aTGCGTGTCCCGATTCTGCTTGTGTTTTTCCCGTGCTTGATCATATTCGTGAAAGCACAAGTACCACCACCTAATGTGCACCTGGAGAAGATTTCAACTTTGTACGTTCCGTCGCGGTACAATTCTCACGATTACCCGGAATTCAAGCTTGGAAGGCATGCCGCAGAACAGCTTGCTTACGATCCTGCACAAAAAATCTTATACGTGACAG gcGAAGAAAGGCTGAATGTGGTTGATCTTTCCAACCCATCGGATCCGATAATGCTGTACCGGAAACAGTTTGTCAAAATGGATCCGACAGATGTAGAATACTGCGGAAATCACGTGTTTGTTTCCGTTGCTAACGACGAGAAACCGGAAGATGGAAAAGTATTGGTGTTCCGGAAGTACAACAGACGACATAACACGATGCCCATTGTGCTCGAGGTTGTCG tTGGTCCCTCTCCAAATATGCTGCTCCCAACCATAAACTGTCAAAAGGTACTCGTGGCCCTAGAGGGGGAGGCATTCGCCAGGGGCGGGAATCTAATTGACCCAGAGGGCGCCATTGGTCTCCTCAAATTCCCTTCCAGTTACATATCCGACACAACTTACAGCTACAAAGTGTTGGATTTCCGCAGCTTTAACGACAA ataCCCAATACTAGCAAGAAGTGGCGTTCGCTATGTctacaaagaaaatggaaacaCCCTGGCGCAGGATTTAGAACCAGAACATATTACATTCAGTGCAGATGAAAAGAAGGCTTACATCAGTTTGCAG GAAAATAATGCAATTGCTGAAGTCGACATGGTATTAGAAACTATCACCGATCTTCGCGGACTTGGATTCAAAGATTGGACAAAATACAAACTGGACCCCAGTGATGAAGATGGAG GTATCAATATCTACCCCTATCCTATATACGGTATGTACCAACCTGACGCCATTCGAACAGTTACAATTGGTGGGAGGGAGTACATTGTAACAGCCGACGAGGGCGACAGCAAAGACTACTCAGGACTGAAACTGACGACTTCCGGATTTGATGAGACTAAGCGGGTCAGGGATATCACACTCGCTA ACAATTCTGAAGTACTCCAATGGGCCAGAAAGCGAAAGATACCAAGCATTCAACATGATGCTTTGTTAG gcaaACTTTCCGTTTCAACACAAGAAGGACGTCTAAGAGATGGCACGTATGACAAACTGTATTCCTATGGAGGGCGTGGCTTTTCTGTCCTACGATCTGACACAATGGAGCGTATTTACGACAGCGGATCGATCGTGGAAGAATCCCATGCGATGCAATTTCCCAAACTGTTCAACTCCTATGCCAAATCATCTGTAAATATTACAGACACACAGGACAGTCGTTCTGACAGCAAG gGACCAGAGTGCGAAAGTTTAGCTGTAGCCTATTCCGGAACAAGAGTTATTGTATTTGTCGGCTGCGAACGGCCTGGCACCATTAGTATCTACTCCTTCAACAGTAACATGACTGAGGGGACATTGGAAAGCATAAACAGTGGCGCCAAGACCGTCCTCGGGACGTGGGGCGAAGCATTTGATGGTGGATTACTGACGGATATGGATACGGATGATATTAA ATACCTCCCTCCATTCCAAAGCCCGACGGGTCAGCCATTGTTGGTGGTTACTGGATCAGATACCGGGACAGTGTCGCTCTTCCACGTGCGTGGATTGGACAATC ctCTCCCAGAATCAACCCCTAAATCTTCAACAAAAACCAGTTCAGCAAGCCCCAGTAAAAGTCGTCAag GAAAGAAACTTCGTggcagaaaacaaaacaaaacaagaaacaaCAAGTTTACCCAACGTAATaacaaaagaaacaataaaattaaagccAGCAGGAAAAACAATAGAATTAAAGCCAGCAGGAAAAACAATAGAATTAAAGCCAACAGGAAAAACAATAGAATTAAAACCGGCCAGAAAAACAATAGAATTAAAGCCAGCAGGAAAAACAATAGAATTAAAACCGCCcagaaaaacaaacagaaaaacaaacagAACATCAAAAAGAAAACCGGTCTTTCTAGGAAGGCCAAAGGACGTCCAAAGAGAACCAAAGCGACGAAAACAACGTCAAAAACAAAAGCAGGTAAAAAAGCAAAAGCAAACAAACCGAACAGCAAAGGAGCCAAAGGGAAAGGGCAAAGGTCAAATAAAGGGACGAAATCAAAACAGGGGAAGAAATCGAAAACAAAATCCAAGAAAGTCTAA
- the LOC128187663 gene encoding serine/threonine-protein phosphatase 6 regulatory ankyrin repeat subunit C-like isoform X2 yields MKKKFHYQRKDRLHDIGDKMTAFLLTIKYCYREDVTEKMIASGADVNAVGYEYSNPSRKRMVTPLYYAVSKSCNKELLRRLISAGADLNKFSGQMFENEEEGGSMNFNSKSCSLDFALHSQFYDSEVIDILLENGADYNIKNDSSMLPLQIAMLYNYSDAVLSLVRYGGCAKPISYSDYSPLRLMLDFDELTPDDERGSPEQSQKTQSSLLRCVNILLNGGYEVFNDSEMMDMCQSRKSERETDRTVKDVCKIINDWLYQPKDLKVLCRLSIRNILQNNHTCNPRSIYKLPIPKLLANYLNLCDLE; encoded by the exons atgaaaaagaaatttcattATCAAAGAAAAGACAGACTGCATGATATAGGTGATAAAATGACAGCATTCTTGTTGACAATCAAATATTGTTATAGAGAAGATGTCACAGAGAAGATGATAGCATCAG GAGCAGATGTGAATGCTGTAGGATATGAGTATTCTAATCCATCGCGGAAGAGAATGGTGACTCCATTGTATTATGCCGTCAGTAAAAGCTGTAACAAGGAACTGCTACGGCGTCTGATATCTGCAG GTGcagatttaaacaaattttctgGACAGATGTTTGAGAATGAGGAGGAAGGAGGCAGTATGAACTTTAATTCCAAGTCCTGCAGTCTGGATTTTGCGCTGCACTCCCAGTTTTATGATTCAGAGGTGATAGACATTCTCCTAGAGAACGGTGCCGACTACAACATCAAGAACGATTCGTCCATGTTGCCTCTACAGATTGCAATGCTGTACAATTACAGTGACGCTGTCTTATCATTAGTCAGATATGGAGGATGTGCAAAGCCGATTTCTTACTCGGACTATTCTCCTCTGAGACTGATGTTAGATTTTGATGAGCTTACTCCAGATGATGAGCGGGGGTCGCCGGAGCAGAGTCAAAAAACACAGTCGAGTCTGCTGAGGTGTGTTAACATTCTTTTAAACGGTGGATATGAGGTGTTTAATGACAGTGAGATGATGGACATGTGTCAGAGTCGAAAATCTGAGAgggaaactgacaggactgttaaagatgtttgtaaaattataaatgattgGTTGTATCAACCCAAAGACCTGAAAGTTCTCTGCAGACTTAGTATTCGCAACATTTTACAGAACAATCACACTTGTAACCCTAGAAGTATATATAAGCTACCCATCCCTAAATTATTagcaaattatttgaatttatgtgatttagaatga
- the LOC128187663 gene encoding serine/threonine-protein phosphatase 6 regulatory ankyrin repeat subunit C-like isoform X1, which translates to MTTSTTSEFLTALKNKNHNKILDLVSNRQLSMKKKFHYQRKDRLHDIGDKMTAFLLTIKYCYREDVTEKMIASGADVNAVGYEYSNPSRKRMVTPLYYAVSKSCNKELLRRLISAGADLNKFSGQMFENEEEGGSMNFNSKSCSLDFALHSQFYDSEVIDILLENGADYNIKNDSSMLPLQIAMLYNYSDAVLSLVRYGGCAKPISYSDYSPLRLMLDFDELTPDDERGSPEQSQKTQSSLLRCVNILLNGGYEVFNDSEMMDMCQSRKSERETDRTVKDVCKIINDWLYQPKDLKVLCRLSIRNILQNNHTCNPRSIYKLPIPKLLANYLNLCDLE; encoded by the exons ATGACAACATCAACTACTTCGGAGTTTTTAACAgctctgaaaaataaaaatcataataag ATTTTGGATCTTGTATCAAATAGACAGTTAAgcatgaaaaagaaatttcattATCAAAGAAAAGACAGACTGCATGATATAGGTGATAAAATGACAGCATTCTTGTTGACAATCAAATATTGTTATAGAGAAGATGTCACAGAGAAGATGATAGCATCAG GAGCAGATGTGAATGCTGTAGGATATGAGTATTCTAATCCATCGCGGAAGAGAATGGTGACTCCATTGTATTATGCCGTCAGTAAAAGCTGTAACAAGGAACTGCTACGGCGTCTGATATCTGCAG GTGcagatttaaacaaattttctgGACAGATGTTTGAGAATGAGGAGGAAGGAGGCAGTATGAACTTTAATTCCAAGTCCTGCAGTCTGGATTTTGCGCTGCACTCCCAGTTTTATGATTCAGAGGTGATAGACATTCTCCTAGAGAACGGTGCCGACTACAACATCAAGAACGATTCGTCCATGTTGCCTCTACAGATTGCAATGCTGTACAATTACAGTGACGCTGTCTTATCATTAGTCAGATATGGAGGATGTGCAAAGCCGATTTCTTACTCGGACTATTCTCCTCTGAGACTGATGTTAGATTTTGATGAGCTTACTCCAGATGATGAGCGGGGGTCGCCGGAGCAGAGTCAAAAAACACAGTCGAGTCTGCTGAGGTGTGTTAACATTCTTTTAAACGGTGGATATGAGGTGTTTAATGACAGTGAGATGATGGACATGTGTCAGAGTCGAAAATCTGAGAgggaaactgacaggactgttaaagatgtttgtaaaattataaatgattgGTTGTATCAACCCAAAGACCTGAAAGTTCTCTGCAGACTTAGTATTCGCAACATTTTACAGAACAATCACACTTGTAACCCTAGAAGTATATATAAGCTACCCATCCCTAAATTATTagcaaattatttgaatttatgtgatttagaatga
- the LOC128187664 gene encoding dehydrogenase/reductase SDR family member 1-like gives MMSLKGKICLVTGATRGIGHGIAVQLGEAGATVYITGRTLTAPAGDNSVGGCLTDTAKEIEARGGKCIPVQCDHSKDEEVEKLFERVKSEQNGQLDVLVNNAYSAVTAIMKNIGVPYWEQPLDMWDTVNNVGLRNHYLCAVHAAKLMVPQKKGLIINVSSVGGLRYLFNVPYGVGKEACDRMAADCGLELKKHNVAFVSLWPGPVKTEHMLNVTENIAEDKKFETAAGPESPIKVDAKLMKRIFENAESPEFSGKCIVKLAEDPDIIKKSGHILMTAEIGREYGLKDIDGRVVQSMRQVNQFPGVPGIRWLPNWVRIPSWMLALGGNKF, from the exons ATGATGTCCCTGAAGGGTAAAATATGTCTTGTGACTGGGGCCACCAGGGGTATCGGACATGGCATCGCGGTACAGCTCGGGGAGGCAGGGGCCACTGTCTACATTACAG gTAGAACATTAACAGCACCAGCTGGAGATAACAGTGTGGGAGGATGTTTAACAGATACAGCAAAGGAG ATTGAGGCACGAGGGGGGAAATGTATTCCAGTACAGTGTGACCACAGCAAGGATGAGGAAGTGGAGAAATTGTTTGAGAGAGTCAAGTCGGAACAAAACGGACAGCTTGATGTTCTTGTGAACAACGCTTACTCTGCCGTGACA GCAATTATGAAAAACATTGGAGTACCATACTGGGAGCAACCCCTCGACATGTGGGATACAGTCAATAATGTGGGGCTCAG AAACCACTACCTCTGTGCCGTTCATGCTGCCAAACTAATGGTGCCTCAAAAGAAAGGACTGATCATCAACGTTTCTTCTGTCGGAGGACTGAGATACCTGTTCAATGTACCCTATGGAGTTGGAAAGGAGGCT tgtgACAGAATGGCAGCTGATTGTGGTTTGGAATTGAAGAAGCACAATGTAGCTTTTGTTAGTTTGTGGCCAGGACCAGTCAAAACAGAGCACATGCTGAATGTTACGGAGAACATTGCAGAAgacaaaaaatttgaaactGCAGCCGGACCTGAATCACCA ATTAAGGTAGATGCCAAACTGatgaaaagaatttttgaaaatgcagAGTCTCCTGAATTTTCTGGAAAATGTATCGTTAAACTTGCAGAAG atCCAGACATTATAAAGAAATCTGGTCACATTCTGATGACAGCTGAAATTGGAAGAGAATATGGATTGAAAGACATCGACg GGCGTGTGGTTCAGAGTATGCGACAGGTGAACCAGTTTCCTGGGGTTCCTGGTATCCGTTGGTTACCAAACTGGGTGCGGATCCCATCATGGATGCTTGCTTTAGGTGGCAACAAATTCTAG